Genomic window (Arachis hypogaea cultivar Tifrunner chromosome 13, arahy.Tifrunner.gnm2.J5K5, whole genome shotgun sequence):
ACTCATTCTTGTTTTGGCGACAatattttcatcctcttcagGGTGCTGCCCTAGGTGATATTCACACTGCTTTTACAGAAATAGTTTAATCATGGCATTAATCAGCTTCTTATCACATTCAAGAAATGAATTATCGGGTTGTCATTTCAAACAAGTTTAGGCTTTTTCtgacaaatacaataataaataGCTACACTGAACACTGCAGAGAAATAAGAatcatttaaattattattacagTAAGTAATAACAGTTCCCTTGGTCTGCAATAAGCAACACATCCActgaagttttaattttaaaacaataaaCTTTGACAAAATATTAGTTCCCTTACACAACACCGTCAACAGTCAAAGAAGTTTCAGCAATGTTTGTTGCAACAATAATTCGCCTACAGCTTGGAGGTGGGGGACTAAATACACGCACCTGTAAGATTATACAAGATACGGATGAGCttaaaatgcatgaaaaatatatattatctGGATCTTTAGTTTTGATGAATACCTCAAACATAACTGTTGCATAGTCCCAAAACAAAGAGCAATCACATGcatctaatttttaatttcagGCTGAGTAATATTCTTTTGCATATGATTAGGAAACAAACATGATAAACAGCAACTTGAAAGCGGAAATACCTAGAGAATTCCCTCACTGCAGTTTGTTACTAACTTATTTCCAAAAGCCTAAGAACTATGTCCATTATACCTTCCAAGATATACTTTATATTGGTTCATATAGAAGTTATAGTATTTGCAACTTGCACTGAATAACTCAAGCCAGTGGTAAGCACAGTTCTCAATTAGGAAGATTGAATCAGAACAAAGTTTACTAGCCTGCAATTCAGGTGGCAAGGAACCATGTAGGGGGAGGATTATAGCATCCATGCAAGAACCTTCCTCCAAAGACCGAACTTTATCTTCTAACTTAGATACCAATTTCTCTATATCATCCTGTGAAATTATTTAGGCATGCTCAACCATTGCGTCATTTTAGAAAATAAAGGATTGAAATTACACTCTAGAGTATAAGGTAAATACCATATGATGAAAAGTTCACCTGTCCAGTCATGAATATCAAGACATCCCCTTCCGGTTCACGAACATGTATATCTGCAAAACCAATACAATTATTTTAACCATGATCATCTTCTTCCTCGAAGAAAAGACCAGTTTTCATGAGACGTTATCTCAATACATGATAAATAGACATGTTAATATGTTATGCATGAATCCATCAAAATGCAATCAGAAAATTTTAGTTATACACCCTTGCTAGAAAGATTATTAACAATTGATACAATTTAAACCAATATACATTGCAATGCAGCTGAGGTTAACATGTCATTTCATACCAATAGCCGTTTTCAGAGAAGACTCAAGATAGCTTGACGGACGCTCCTTGCTATAAAGTATCTCAACCGGGTACAGTTTTCCTGGGATGGTCAACACAGGACAGTCCCTAAAGAAATTTGAAACTTTATCACCATCAAGAGTGGCCGATGTGATCAAGACTTTGAGATTGGAAGTACGAATTTTAGCCAAGCGTTTCATCAGCCCCATCAATATATCCCTGAAACAAAATACCAATCAAGATTGCATAAACAAACTCCACTGATTCAAACAAATATACAATCCAAAGCTAACACCTCGGACTATACTACAAAGTCTGCAGATACAACTGAAATGCAACATGTCTTAACTCTTACGTGTTCAAGCTCCGTTCATGAGCTTCGTCCAATATGATGACAGAATACTCATTCAGCTCAGGATTCACCAGACTCTCGCGGAGCAGAACCCCGTCGGTAAGATATCTaaccaaaatcaaataaaatcaaatcaatcGCCACCATTCATCCAGTCAGAAACCAATTGAAATAAAAGCCAAACCAACTCAAACGGTGAACAAAGAATTATAGAATGCCATTACTTTATGCGCGTGCGGTGTGAAGTTCTATCCTCGAATCGAATGGCATATCCAACTTCCTCTCCAAGCTGAACGCCAAGCTCCTGCGCAACGCGCCTGCGATGAAGTAAGAGCCAAAACGACGGCGTATTTTAGCGAAAGCGAAGCTCAGAAATTTGTTTGGGATTttagtggagagagagagagagaggagttgGTTAATTACCTTGCGACGGTGACCGCAGCGACACGGCGGGGCTGAGTGATGGCGATTCTGGCGGAATCGGCGTAGCCGCGGCGGTAGAGCATCTGAGAGAGCTGGGTGCTCTTTCCGGAACCGGTTTCTCCGATGACAACAACGACGGGATTGCGCTCAACAGTTTCAATGATCTTTTCTTCATATTGCACTATTGGAAGTGTTGCCATCGAATCCATCAAGTGAAACCGAAAGAAAAGAAACCGCAAGTTGGACCTTTCAGAGTCTTAAATAGTAAATACTCTCTGCTGAAGACTGGCCTCCTAAACTGAGAGGGAGCAAGTTATTGCATTTGTTTCAAAATCTACGttgtaaattttattaaaaactttatttttattttagagatatCAGTATATCACATAtcacaaattttaattatcaaattattctctaattttttgggcggaacttttaaaaaaaaaatttcagagttattttcttttaaaagattttatgaaaaagtaaaaataattttatattttaatatttttttatttatcaattatatttaggtataacaatataaaagtactttttgtttatttattatatgaaaaaataattttaaaaaaatatcttttaaaaaaatataaatgacagtttctaaaaaaagattttttttatttttctagtgtttttatttttactactagaaatttgtcaaacacgttaaaaaataaaaaaaattattaaaaaaatctttttttattaagataatgACGCCGAAACAAGcactttattttgttatattaaatttcagtaaaaaaaaagataattaatttgtATAACAAAATACAATCTTAAGAACTAATTGGATaataaaatttgtgaaaaaactaaaatatcttactattttttttatatataaatttgaaTATTAATGTCTATCTTATTCTATACAAATTTGACTACTTCAATATCCGAGCTGCTAGGAAAATGAACTTTGGGGCAAGTTAATTGTTCAATTTTTGGAACTTATAAGGTCTTTAATTATTTTGTGTGTATATATTTAAGTAGTTGGTCCAACATTGCAAACGAAATGATGATAGATCTATACATTATTTGAAAGGGGCAACTTATTTGCTGTTTGCTGACTCTTATCATCTTCTAGCTTCTGCACCAATATCACAAATAATGCCTACATCCATTCTCCCTTCCCAAGTAAGTCTCAAAATCTTGTAGATGATCGATTTTATCAATCGTTTCTATCAAATCTTGAtggtttttctttttaaaaaaattactattttatcttttacttataaGGATATATTGTTTAATTAACTGCGTTACTAATTGTTCGCTACAATGGAATTCATTCTCGTTGGTTTTCATAATATGGATTGAACAAacagaaaacaatagtaataattaattaataatgagaTGCATGAAACAAATTTGCCATAGAATGTCAAGATTTAGGAACAGTTACACATAATTAAGACCAATGCAAAATTAATTTGTGTTGTCCCACGTTCATGAGTTTTGTTCTCTTGTGATTTCTCAGAACGGAAACACAAGAACCACAAAAATGAGTTCAAGGCAACGTCCATTACATGCATGTGGAGTTTCCATGATAGCAATGGCAGAAATTGCGATTGGAAAAACCCAGAATGTCAATGGTCCATTGGGTGCAAACTTGAGAAGGATAATTGCAAAACTTTCGAGATCCACCACACCCCTTATTTATGCAATGCAATGCCAATTGCTAGCCATACTATCCTTCATGGATGATCACATCATAACAGCAGAGAAAATCTCCGAGAAAGTGTTCCCATCCTCTGCGGTGGCCTTCGACAAAGTCGATGAACTAGTCCTAATCATAGCCTCCATGCCAGAGAAATTTGATGGGGCAGTGAACAAGGTCCTAGCAGTGATCCACAAAGTGCCATTGCTAGAACGGGCAATGACCCTTTTCATATCAATGTTGAATGGTTTTGCTTCTATCTTGGATCATTATTGGGGCCGTGGAGATTCAATAAGAACAAAGGAGAAAACCATAGGtgttgattcttcttcttcttctggatACATTTCCTTGGAGAACTTTCCTCCTATATTGGAGGCCGAAATCAAAGGGACTCACGACAAGAAGGCAGCGGCAGTGTTGCCTAGTTGCGCAAAAGGGTCTTACAAGCAGGCATTACTGGAGAGTGGTAACAAAGAAAGGAACAATccacatgatgatgatgacgagaaGGAGGTTGATGGaggtgaattgtgtgaagttagTGAAGAAGGGGAAAAGAAGCAAGATGATAGAAGAAGTGAAGTTGAAGAGAATGATAAGTGTGAAAGTAACAAGGGTGGTGATGTTCTTTTGAAATTGTTTGATTCATGGCTCATGAACCCAGGTCGTTTCTAGAAAACCATGAAGAATAATGCAATTAGCTAGCTAGCTAACTAGAATCTCcatttctagtattttttttattgatttatttgtttTGCAGTTTTGTTTCAATGTTACCCAAACATTCTTGAAAGTAGCTTGTTACtctgtaattttaattttgtccaaCAAAGCAATCAAGTCCGTTCTTACCACTTATTGAGTTAACAGTGTATAATTGTATATATAGGCAATGATTTACTTAgtataataatacaaatttattgattttttatgtgTGAATCTTTCAATTCCAACAATAGAGGAGAACTATAGGATGTTGAGAAATTAATAACATAGCAGCCTCCTTATCAATGAAGCTAAGGGGCTATTGAGTGTTGAGGGTACAATAGAACTtatcacaaaataaaataattcgtCTAGGAATTATTCCGGGAAGATAGGCACTTGGTGCGTCCATCTGCATGTTGCAAAGTCAACACCCAACAGAGAAGAATATCCATTTTAGTTTTGGTTGCTGTATGTTTGGATCCTGAGTGTGACAAAGTCAAATCATCATGATCGTCATCAATAACGATGTTCCTGAATTCTGATAGTGCTTCACGGATTCCCTCTGATCTACGTTCAAGTTGGCTTGATGACATAACCACAAATGAAGCAAC
Coding sequences:
- the LOC112792581 gene encoding uncharacterized protein, encoding MPTSILPSQNGNTRTTKMSSRQRPLHACGVSMIAMAEIAIGKTQNVNGPLGANLRRIIAKLSRSTTPLIYAMQCQLLAILSFMDDHIITAEKISEKVFPSSAVAFDKVDELVLIIASMPEKFDGAVNKVLAVIHKVPLLERAMTLFISMLNGFASILDHYWGRGDSIRTKEKTIGVDSSSSSGYISLENFPPILEAEIKGTHDKKAAAVLPSCAKGSYKQALLESGNKERNNPHDDDDEKEVDGGELCEVSEEGEKKQDDRRSEVEENDKCESNKGGDVLLKLFDSWLMNPGRF